GCATCGACAAGGCTGTCGGCGCTGCCGTGGAAGAGCTGAAGAAGATCAGCAAGCCCACCACCACCAGCAAGGAAATCGCCCAGGTCGGCGCGATCTCGGCCAACAGCGACGCCTCGATCGGCGAGCGCATCGCCGAAGCCATGGACAAGGTCGGCAAGGAAGGCGTGATCACCGTCGAAGACGGCAAGTCGCTGGCCGACGAGCTGGAAGTCGTGGAAGGCATGCAGTTCGACCGCGGCTACCTGTCGCCGTACTTCATCAACAACCCGGAAAAGCAGGTTGTCGCGCTGGACAACCCGTTCGTGCTGCTGTTCGACAAGAAGATCAGCAACATCCGCGACCTGCTGCCGGTGCTGGAGCAAGTGGCCAAGGCCGGCCGCCCGCTGCTGATCATCGCTGAAGACGTCGAGGGCGAAGCCCTGGCGACCCTGGTGGTCAACAACATCCGTGGCATCCTGAAGACCGCCGCCGTCAAGGCTCCGGGCTTCGGCGACCGCCGCAAGGCCATGCTGGAAGACATCGCCATCCTGACCGGCGGCACCGTCATCGCCGAAGAAGTCGGCCTGACGCTGGAAAAGGCCACCCTGAACGACCTGGGCCAGGCCAAGCGCATCGAAATCGGCAAGGAAAACACCATCATCATCGATGGCGCCGGCGACGCTGCTGGCATCGAAGGCCGCGTGAAGCAGATCCGCGCCCAGATCGAAGAAGCGACCTCGGACTACGACCGTGAGAAGCTGCAAGAGCGCGTGGCCAAGCTGGCCGGCGGTGTTGCCGTGATCAAGGTTGGCGCTGCCACCGAAGTCGAAATGAAGGAAAAGAAGGCCCGCGTGGAAGACGCCCTGCACGCCACCCGCGCTGCGGTGGAAGAAGGCATCGTCCCCGGCGGTGGTGTGGCCCTGCTGCGCGCCCGCGCCGCGATCTCGGCTCTGCAAGGCGACAACGCCGACCAGAACGCCGGTATCAAGATCGTGCTGCGCGCGATGGAAGAGCCGCTGCGCCAGATCGTGCTGAACGCCGGTGAAGAAGCTTCGGTGGTCGTTGCCAAGGTCATCGAAGGCAAGGGCAACTACGGCTACAACGCCGCTTCGGGCGAGTACGGCGACCTGGTGGAAATGGGCGTGCTGGACCCGACCAAGGTCACCCGCACCGCACTGCAGAACGCCGCTTCGGTGGCTTCGCTGATGCTGACCACCGACTGCGCCGTGGCCGAAACGCCGAAGGAAGAGTCGGCTCCGGCAATGCCGGGCGGCATGGGCGGCATGGGCGGTATGGAAGGCATGATGTAATCCATCCCCAGCCCACTGCCCGCCAGGGCAGGCTGCGATAAAAAACCCCCGCGGACGCGAGTCCGCGGGGGTTTTTGTTTGGATGGCCGGCGCGGTAGGGCGCGGGCAGGCGCGCGTCAGACCTCTACCACGCAGCACCAGTCGAACGACTTGTTCTCCAGCTCGCCGGTACGGCGGCTGACATAGCCGCGCGGGTTGCACACCACGCGCGAGTTGTCGACCCAGTAGTCGAAGCTGGTGTGGGTATGGCCGTGGATCCACAGGTCCGCCTGCGCCACCAGGTCTGGGCGGCGTGACAGGAAGCCGCCGGAGACCAGGTCGTGCGAGAAGCGCGGGTCCAGGCTGCCGAGGTCCGGGCCGTGGTGCGTGACCACGACCGTCTTGCCGGCGTATGGCCGCGCCAGCTGCGCCGACAGCCAGTCGGACGCGGCCAGGTGGCGTGCCAGCGCGTCCTGCGGCGTGAACTGGCGCATGTGGCCGTCGTCGCCGCGGACTTCGATCAAGCGGTGGTCGTACATCGCTTTCGCGCACGCCTGCATTGCCTCGTCGCGCCGGTCGGTGCCGAACAGCGTGTAGTCGGTCCACCACGTGGTGCCGATGACGCGCACGCCGTCGAATTCCGCGACGTCGCCATTGAGCAGGCGCACCCGCGGATGCGCTGCCGCGGCCTCGGCCATCTGCTGGTCGACGGTGTCGAAATTGCTCTCGTAGTACTCGTGGTTGCCCGGCACATAGACCACCGGCTGGCTGAACGTGCCGATGGCCCAGTCGATGCCGTCGCGGCCGTTGGCGATGTCGCCGGCCAGTATCACGAGGTCGGCGTCGCATGCGGGCACGGATTGGGGCAGGTTGTGTTCGATGTGGAGGTCGCTCAGGATGCGTAGCTTCATCGGGACTCCAGGCGGGTAGGGCGGGCGCTGCGTGACCTCGGCGCCGGGGGGATTGCCTGCATTCTTCAGAAGCCAGCCCGTCCGGTCAAGCCCCGGGATCCGCCTCGCAAAGCAAAAAAGCCCGGAACCTGGGTTCCGGGCAAGTGACTGTCTTGCCGGCATTGCACCGGGAGACAGCCGGGGGAAACTGTCGGGGTTCCCCGGGGGTTTAACCTCCTTGTCCTGCCATGGTCGGCAGCAGCACGCGATATATCTGGATGAAGGCCGGCCCGAGCAACACCAGGAGCAATGACGGGAAGATGGTGAAGATCAGCGGAAACAGCAGCTTCAGCGCAATCTTGGCGGCCTGCTCCTCGGCGCGCATGCGGCGCTTGGTGCGCAGCATGTCGGACAGCACGCGCAGCGATTCGCCCAGGCTGGTGCCGAAGCGGTCGGCCTGGATCAGCATCGACGCAAACTTGTCCACGTCCTCCACGCCAGTGCGCAACGACAGGTTGGTCAGTGCCTTTTCCTTCGAAAAACCCGAGCGCAGTTCCAGCAGCATCAGCTGCAGTTCATCGGCCAGCACGGGGCAGCGCAGCGCCAGCTCGTCGGCCACGCGCATCAGCGCCGCGTCCAGGCCCAGGCCGGCCTCGACGCAGACGGTCAGCAGGTCGATCACGTCGGGGAATTCTTCGAAGACGGTGCGCTGGCGCTGGGAGACTTTGCGGGCAAGCACTACGTTGGGGAGGTAGTAGCCTGTGGCGCCAAGCAACGCCAGCAGTGCGAACATCAGCTGCTGGCTTTGCTGTCCGGGCTGGCTGCTGACCGCCAGCAGGCCAAGCATGGGCAGGGCGACGGCAAGTACCGTCTTGGCGCCGAAGTACAGCGGCGCGGCGCTCGCACTGCGCCAGCCGGCATTCATGAAACGCACGCGCAGCTGCGAGTTCTCCCAGCCCTCCTTGGGCAACGACAGCCGCGATATCGGCTGCGCCCACTTCACCAGTTTTTCGATCAGCGCCTGCTGGCGGCCCTGGTCAGCCTCGAACGGGCCCGCCTGGCCGGCGATCTGCTCGGCCCGTCCGCGCAGCCGATGGGGCGCGAGTGCATAAAGCACGCCGAACACCGTGCCGAACGCGGCCACGAAGATCAGTGCGAGCACGATCACCTGGTCGCCCTGGAACCCCTGGAAAATCTCTTGCATGATGGACTCCCGTCAGTATGGCTGTCCAAGCCCTGCTTCTTCTGGTGTTGCGCCGAGATCATCGCTGCCGGTGTCTCAGACCCGGATCCGGATGATCTTGCGCATCCACAGCACGCCAAAGGTCATCGACACCAGCGCCCCGCCGATCATGCGCAGCCCCAGCGGGTCTTCCCACAGCACGTTCATGAAACCGGGATTGATCACCAGGATCATGCCGGCGGTGCCGAAGGGCAGCAGGCCCAGCACCCATGCCGACAGCTTGCCTTCGGCCGACAGCACGCGGATCTTGTCGAACAGCTTCAGGCGCTCGCGCACCATGGTGCCGATCGTGTCGAGGATTTCGGCCAGGTTGCCCCCGCTTTCGCGCTGGATCAGGACTGCGATGACAAAGTAGCGCAGGTCGGCCACCGGCACGCGCATGGCCAGGTTGGTCATGGCCTCGTCCAGCGCCACGCCGTAGTTGATTTCTTCGAAGGTGGTGCGGAACTCCGGCCCGATCGGCGCCTTCATTTCCTGCCCGACCATGCTGAGGGCGCCGCTGAACGAGTGCCCGGCGCGCAGGGCGCGGCTGATCATGTCGACCGCATCGGGCAGCTGGGCTTCGAGCTGTTTGAGCCGCTTGGCGCGCAGGTGGACCACGTGCAGCACCGGCAGCATGGCGGCCAGCACCGCGCCGAGCATCACCAGTGAAGCCGGTAGCGGCAACAGCGGAATCAGTGCGACCGTGCACAGCACCACCAGGGCGCAGTACCCGAACAACTGTGCCACTGACCAGGTGCTGCCGGACTGCTCGAGCCAGCGATCCAGCGCGCCGATGCGCGGCACCCGCATCAGCCACTGCTGCAGGCGCGGCGAGTCGGCCAGCAGGCGCTTCTTCAGGATCGAGAGCTGCTCGGCGCCGACGTGTCCGCCGGCCGACAGCGCCCGCAGCCGCGCTTCGATACGCTTGGCCGCGGGTCCGTGGGCATTGTTCCACCACAGGTAGATGCCCTCGACGCAGAGCACCACGGCGACGAACAGCAGGATGCCGAAGGCGTAGAAGATCGTGCTCATGTGTTTCTCCCCCGGATGGATCGTATTGGCATGGGCCGTGGCGGGTCAGACTTCGTAGCGCTTGGCGGGGTCGTAGGTATCGTCAGGCAGTCCCACGCCGAACACGCGCAGCCGCTCGGCAAACTTGGGATAGACCCCGGTGGCGCGGAAGTTGCCGCGCACGGTACCGTCCTTGTCCACCCCGGTGCGCTGGAAGGTGAAGATCTCCTGCATGTTGATGATGTCGCCCTCCATGCCGGTGATTTCCTGGATGCTGATGATCTTGCGGCGCCCATCGGTCATGCGCGCGGCCTGCACGATCACCGTGATGGCCGAGGCGATCTGCTGCCGCATGGCCTTGGCCGGCATGGTCAGGCCCGCCATGCTGACCATGTTTTCCAGCCGTGTCAGCGCATCGCGCGGGGTGTTGGCGTGGATGGTGGTCAGCGAGCCTTCATGGCCGGTGTTCATCGCGTTGAGCATGTCCAGCGCCTCGCCGCCGCGCACTTCGCCCAGGATGATGCGGTCCGGGCGCATGCGCAGCGCGTTGCGCACCAGCGCGCGCTGCGTGATTTCGCCCTTGCCTTCGATGTTGGGCGGCCGCGTCTCCAGCCGCAGCACGTGGGGCTGGCGCAGCTGCAGTTCCGCGGCATCCTCGATCGTGACCACACGCTCGTCTTCCGGGATAAAGCCGGACAGGATATTCAGCAGCGTGGTCTTGCCGCTGCCGGTGCCGCCCGACACCAGCACGTTGACCTTGGCCTGCGACAGCGCCTGCAGCAGTTGCGCCATCGGCGGCGTCAGGCTGCGCAGGTTGACCAGGTCGGCCACCTGCAGCGGATTCACGGCAAAGCGGCGGATCGACAGCAGCGGCCCGTCGATGGCCGAGGGCGGAATGATGGCGTTGACGCGCGAGCCGTCCGGCAGGCGCGCGTCGACCATCGGGCTGGTTTCGTCGATGCGGCGCCCGACGCGCGACACGATCTTCTCGATCACCTTCATCAGGTGCGCGTCGTCGTAGAACACGACGTCGGTCAGCTCCAGCTTGCCGCGCCGCTCGACATAGGTCTGGCGCGCCGTGTTGACCAGGATGTCCGACACGGTCGGGTCTTTCAGCAGCGGCTCGAGCGGGCCGAAGCCGAACATCTCGTCGTAGATCTCGACGGTCAGCTGGCGGCGCTCGGTGTCGTTGAGCAGCACCTTCTGTTCGTCGACGATCAGGTTGACCAGCGCGGTGATCTCCTGGCGCACCTGTTCCTGCGGATAGCGTGCCAGCCGCTCCAGCTCGACGCGGTCGAGCACGGTCTCGTGGACGTCGCGCTTGAGCTGGTGGTAGCCGCCCGATACGGAGGCGGCCGAGGTCGCAAACTGGATCGCGGCGTGGCCGTTGGCAGCGAAGGCGGGCCCGGCATTGGCCAGTTGTTCTCGGATCGACATGATGGACTCCTCGTTGACGGGTGCGGCTGACCGTGGCCTGTCGGGGCAATTGGTGGAATCAGGTGCTCTTCGCCCGCAGCATCAGCCGGCGCAGCGGCGATACGGTTTCGGCACGGGTGCGCCGCTCGGCCTCGGCCGGGGCGCACAGCTGCGTGGCCATGGCGTGGAGCGCGCGCGTCATGGCGCTGCGCCGGCTCAGCTTGGCCACCGGCTCGCCGTGGCTGATGGCCTCGTCCACGGCCGCCGGGTCGTCGGGCAGGGTGAAGGCGGCTTTCACGCCGAAGATTTCTTCCATGGTGGCGCGCGGCATCTCGTGCTTGCGGCCGGTGCGGTTGAGCACCAGGCGAACCTTGTCGGCGGAGTAGTGCAGGGCGCTCAGGATGTCGAGCAGCCTGCGCCCCGGACGACCGAACGAGATGGCGGGCTCGGCCACCACGCAGATGCGGTCGCTGTGGTCCAGCACGCCGATAGACAGCGGATCGATGGTCTGGCCCAGGTCGAAGATCACGAAGTCGTAGGCCGGCTGTACCACCGAGAGGATCCACTCGAGCTTGTCCTTCTGGATCTGGCTGGCCTTGACCGGGTCGGCGGCGCCGGCCAGCATGTCGAAGCCGTTGTCGACATGCACCAGGCAGGCCTCGAGGAAGGCGCTGTCCATGCGGTCGATCTGGCTGCAGATCTCGGGCAGCGTCGACGGCGGGATCTTGTCGCTGACGATATAGGTCAGGTCGCCAAAGTGGCGGTTCAGGTCGACCACCAGCACGCGCTTGCCCAGATGCCGCGCCAGCGCATCGCCCAGGTTGGCCGCGATGAAGCTGGTGCCGGCACCGCCCTTGCAGGAGATCATGGAGATGACCTGCGCGGTGTCCTGCGCGCGCGGCACGTGAGTGGCTTCCACGCGCCTGAGCGCCTCGGACAGTTGCGCCTTGTCCAGCGGCCATGGGAGGACGTCGCGGATACCGGCGCGCATCGCCTTGATCAGCACCTCCGAACCGGGCGCCGGCGTGACCAGGATGCACGGCAGCCCGGGATGCTGCTGGCGCAGCAGTTCGACCGCCTGCATTTGCTGCGCGCTGATGGCGGGCAACTCCAGGATCAACAGGTCGGCCAGGCGCAGCCGGCTGGCATGCAAGGGGAAGCGGCCCAGGCCCTCCTGCAGCGTCATGGCCTGGAAGTTGCCCACCGTGGCGCTGATCCGGTGGATTTCGGCCAGCCGGTCGGCGTCTTCGGAAACGATCAGAATTCTGAGCATGGCGTGCTCCTGGTTCATGCGCGCTAGTTGCAGATCTTGCCGCTGGTGGAGGAGTCGAGGCTTTCCCGCGGCAGCGTGGTCGTAAACGGAGGCAGCGACACCGTGATCGGCACCACCGGAATAAAGGTCTTGACCGAGACGTTGGCCACGCTGACGGTGACGGAGCGGCAGGAATTGCGTGCGGTGTCGGCGTCGGCGTCGCAGCCGCTCGGCTCGTAGGCGACCTGGATGTTGCTGGCCTTCAGCAGTGGCATGAGAAGCGTCATCCGGTCCTTGATGGCGGTGTCGGTGACGTCGCACACCACGGCGATGCGTGCGCCCAGCCGGGTGGCTTCGCCGGCAGTGTTCCAGTAGAACAGCACGCGCGAGAATTCAGCAATGCCGATCAGCAGCATGAAAAAGATGCTGGCGACCAGCGCGAACTCGATGGCGGCTGCGCCGGCCTGGCCAGAACGTGGGCGCGGGGCGCGGATCGGGCTCATAGCACCTGCCTCATTACGGTGGTGATGTCGGAGAACGCCAGCGCGCCCACATTGAGGTAGCGCTGCATGGGCGAGTAGGTGAAGCCCGAAATCTTCACTGCCACCAGATTGATGGTGCCCGCCGGCGTGCCGGAATTGCCGCCGCCTTCGTAGATGGCGACATTGGCAAACTGCTTGCCGGCGCAGCCGCTCGAATCCACCCGGTCGCAGACCACCACCATCGACGTGCTGAGGCCGTTCACCAGCGCGGTGCCGCCGCAGGTGGTCTTGCCATAGACGGCAATGCACTTGGCCTTGTCCACCGGGTAGTTGGGCTCGGTGGGCGCGTACTGCGACAAAAAGCGCGCCGCGTCACGCGTGGCCTTGGCCAGGGCGTTGTACTGGTAGATGGCGCGGCCGAACTCCGCCACGCCGGTCACCAGCGTCAGCAAGGGCACCAGGACCAGCGCGAACTCCACGGCGACCGCGCCGCGGCGATTGCCCCTGCGTTGCCTGCATCGCTTCATGATCGGCTCCTATTGCACCAGCACCGGCACGCGAGGGCCCTTGCCGTTGCTCGCTCCGGGCACGCCCTGGGTCGCGCACGGGCTGGTGGGATCCTTCGAATCGCCAAGGTACTCGATGTAGGTCACGTCCTTGATGCTGGGATTCTGCATCGGCTGCACCATCAGCATGCAGGCCCAGGATTCCACCGTGGCCTGCTTGGTCGAGGCAAGGTCATTGCAGTTCACCACCGGCACCTGTACCAGCCTGCGGTCGGCGCCGGCCTGATGGACCGCCTTGGTCGAAGCCGAGCCCTGGGTCGACAGCCCGCTGTTGGTGTCGGTCTGGTACGGCTCGTTGGTGCCGCGCTTCTGGATGAAGTCGGCGTAGGCGTTGCCGCCGTTCGGCGGATTCCATTTCGTAACGCTGTAGGCATAGCCGGTGAAGTCCGGTGTGCCGTCCTGCGGTCCCTTGTAGGAGCCTGTATAGATGCCGAAGCGGGTGTTCCACGCCGGTATCAGCGACGAGATGCTGCCCGGCTGGCCGACCTTGGAGCCCACTACCGACAGGTCGCACTGTCCGGAGCCGGCCAGCAAGTCCGCCAGTTCGGAGGCGCCGCCTCCGGGAGGAGTCAGGTCAGCCCAGCCAAAGCTGCCGGGACCGTAGGGATCCTTCTCGTCCTTCGACTTGATCCAGTCGCCGCGGTTGTAGGCGGTCCTGACCGGATTCGCGGTCTGCGGCGTGCAGATGTAGACCGGGATGGCGCAGGCCGTCTGCGCGCTGGTGGTGGTGGCGACCGCCATCGCATTGACGGTGCTGGGCTGGATATTCATCCCCGGCAGCGTGTTGAGGACCTGGATGAACCACTGGGCAATTCCGGTGCGCTCGGCCGTGCATTTGACGTATTTGATCTTGTCGAGCGAGTAGGGGACCTTGTCCTTGGTATAGAAGGTGTTGTCAGGGGTGTCGCTGTACGAGACGTTGAGGTTCTCGAACATCTCCACGGCCTTGCCCTGGAAAAGGGCGGCGTTGCGGGTGCCGGTGGTCAGGCCGGCGGCCTCGGACACGAGCAGGGGCGTGGCCCCCGTGACATCGCGCGCGGCCGCCAGTGCGCAGGCGTCGACGCTGTTCTGCAGTTCGCTTTTGGTCACATAGAGCTTGCCCAGGTCGAGTGCCAGCCCGACAAAGCCGATCAGCACGGCCAGCGACAGCCCGACGATGATCGCCACGGCGCCACGCTGGCGTCTGCGCCGTGTCAGCGTGGTCCGTGCGAAGCCCGATGTAGACATGATAGCCTCCGCGGTCCTGTGGTTCAGCGGCTGCCGCCGCCACTCATGCCAACGCCGCCATAGCCGCCGGCGCCGAAGTCGATGGTCATGGACGGCGATCCGCCTTGCTGGCCATTGGACAGCGAGCGGTCGAAGTTCTTCATTGCCGCCACGGCGGTCTTGCCGTCGGTGCCGGTGACGGTCGGCAGGCCGGCCGGCGCGTCGGGATTGATGATCTGCATCTGCGTGACGGTGGCCAGCGCCACGCCGCGCTGGCCGTCCCACACGGGCGTAGTCGTCATGCAGCCCGACAGGCCG
The window above is part of the Cupriavidus taiwanensis LMG 19424 genome. Proteins encoded here:
- a CDS encoding CpaF family protein, which codes for MSIREQLANAGPAFAANGHAAIQFATSAASVSGGYHQLKRDVHETVLDRVELERLARYPQEQVRQEITALVNLIVDEQKVLLNDTERRQLTVEIYDEMFGFGPLEPLLKDPTVSDILVNTARQTYVERRGKLELTDVVFYDDAHLMKVIEKIVSRVGRRIDETSPMVDARLPDGSRVNAIIPPSAIDGPLLSIRRFAVNPLQVADLVNLRSLTPPMAQLLQALSQAKVNVLVSGGTGSGKTTLLNILSGFIPEDERVVTIEDAAELQLRQPHVLRLETRPPNIEGKGEITQRALVRNALRMRPDRIILGEVRGGEALDMLNAMNTGHEGSLTTIHANTPRDALTRLENMVSMAGLTMPAKAMRQQIASAITVIVQAARMTDGRRKIISIQEITGMEGDIINMQEIFTFQRTGVDKDGTVRGNFRATGVYPKFAERLRVFGVGLPDDTYDPAKRYEV
- the groL gene encoding chaperonin GroEL (60 kDa chaperone family; promotes refolding of misfolded polypeptides especially under stressful conditions; forms two stacked rings of heptamers to form a barrel-shaped 14mer; ends can be capped by GroES; misfolded proteins enter the barrel where they are refolded when GroES binds), translating into MAAKDVVFGDAARAKMVEGVNILANAVKVTLGPKGRNVVLERSFGGPTVTKDGVSVAKEIELKDKLQNMGAQMVKEVASKTSDNAGDGTTTATVLAQSIVREGMKFVAAGMNPMDLKRGIDKAVGAAVEELKKISKPTTTSKEIAQVGAISANSDASIGERIAEAMDKVGKEGVITVEDGKSLADELEVVEGMQFDRGYLSPYFINNPEKQVVALDNPFVLLFDKKISNIRDLLPVLEQVAKAGRPLLIIAEDVEGEALATLVVNNIRGILKTAAVKAPGFGDRRKAMLEDIAILTGGTVIAEEVGLTLEKATLNDLGQAKRIEIGKENTIIIDGAGDAAGIEGRVKQIRAQIEEATSDYDREKLQERVAKLAGGVAVIKVGAATEVEMKEKKARVEDALHATRAAVEEGIVPGGGVALLRARAAISALQGDNADQNAGIKIVLRAMEEPLRQIVLNAGEEASVVVAKVIEGKGNYGYNAASGEYGDLVEMGVLDPTKVTRTALQNAASVASLMLTTDCAVAETPKEESAPAMPGGMGGMGGMEGMM
- a CDS encoding type II secretion system F family protein — protein: MQEIFQGFQGDQVIVLALIFVAAFGTVFGVLYALAPHRLRGRAEQIAGQAGPFEADQGRQQALIEKLVKWAQPISRLSLPKEGWENSQLRVRFMNAGWRSASAAPLYFGAKTVLAVALPMLGLLAVSSQPGQQSQQLMFALLALLGATGYYLPNVVLARKVSQRQRTVFEEFPDVIDLLTVCVEAGLGLDAALMRVADELALRCPVLADELQLMLLELRSGFSKEKALTNLSLRTGVEDVDKFASMLIQADRFGTSLGESLRVLSDMLRTKRRMRAEEQAAKIALKLLFPLIFTIFPSLLLVLLGPAFIQIYRVLLPTMAGQGG
- a CDS encoding AAA family ATPase, which gives rise to MLRILIVSEDADRLAEIHRISATVGNFQAMTLQEGLGRFPLHASRLRLADLLILELPAISAQQMQAVELLRQQHPGLPCILVTPAPGSEVLIKAMRAGIRDVLPWPLDKAQLSEALRRVEATHVPRAQDTAQVISMISCKGGAGTSFIAANLGDALARHLGKRVLVVDLNRHFGDLTYIVSDKIPPSTLPEICSQIDRMDSAFLEACLVHVDNGFDMLAGAADPVKASQIQKDKLEWILSVVQPAYDFVIFDLGQTIDPLSIGVLDHSDRICVVAEPAISFGRPGRRLLDILSALHYSADKVRLVLNRTGRKHEMPRATMEEIFGVKAAFTLPDDPAAVDEAISHGEPVAKLSRRSAMTRALHAMATQLCAPAEAERRTRAETVSPLRRLMLRAKST
- a CDS encoding metallophosphoesterase gives rise to the protein MKLRILSDLHIEHNLPQSVPACDADLVILAGDIANGRDGIDWAIGTFSQPVVYVPGNHEYYESNFDTVDQQMAEAAAAHPRVRLLNGDVAEFDGVRVIGTTWWTDYTLFGTDRRDEAMQACAKAMYDHRLIEVRGDDGHMRQFTPQDALARHLAASDWLSAQLARPYAGKTVVVTHHGPDLGSLDPRFSHDLVSGGFLSRRPDLVAQADLWIHGHTHTSFDYWVDNSRVVCNPRGYVSRRTGELENKSFDWCCVVEV
- a CDS encoding type II secretion system F family protein codes for the protein MSTIFYAFGILLFVAVVLCVEGIYLWWNNAHGPAAKRIEARLRALSAGGHVGAEQLSILKKRLLADSPRLQQWLMRVPRIGALDRWLEQSGSTWSVAQLFGYCALVVLCTVALIPLLPLPASLVMLGAVLAAMLPVLHVVHLRAKRLKQLEAQLPDAVDMISRALRAGHSFSGALSMVGQEMKAPIGPEFRTTFEEINYGVALDEAMTNLAMRVPVADLRYFVIAVLIQRESGGNLAEILDTIGTMVRERLKLFDKIRVLSAEGKLSAWVLGLLPFGTAGMILVINPGFMNVLWEDPLGLRMIGGALVSMTFGVLWMRKIIRIRV
- a CDS encoding TadE family protein gives rise to the protein MKRCRQRRGNRRGAVAVEFALVLVPLLTLVTGVAEFGRAIYQYNALAKATRDAARFLSQYAPTEPNYPVDKAKCIAVYGKTTCGGTALVNGLSTSMVVVCDRVDSSGCAGKQFANVAIYEGGGNSGTPAGTINLVAVKISGFTYSPMQRYLNVGALAFSDITTVMRQVL
- a CDS encoding TadE/TadG family type IV pilus assembly protein, which encodes MSPIRAPRPRSGQAGAAAIEFALVASIFFMLLIGIAEFSRVLFYWNTAGEATRLGARIAVVCDVTDTAIKDRMTLLMPLLKASNIQVAYEPSGCDADADTARNSCRSVTVSVANVSVKTFIPVVPITVSLPPFTTTLPRESLDSSTSGKICN
- a CDS encoding pilus assembly protein TadG-related protein, yielding MSTSGFARTTLTRRRRQRGAVAIIVGLSLAVLIGFVGLALDLGKLYVTKSELQNSVDACALAAARDVTGATPLLVSEAAGLTTGTRNAALFQGKAVEMFENLNVSYSDTPDNTFYTKDKVPYSLDKIKYVKCTAERTGIAQWFIQVLNTLPGMNIQPSTVNAMAVATTTSAQTACAIPVYICTPQTANPVRTAYNRGDWIKSKDEKDPYGPGSFGWADLTPPGGGASELADLLAGSGQCDLSVVGSKVGQPGSISSLIPAWNTRFGIYTGSYKGPQDGTPDFTGYAYSVTKWNPPNGGNAYADFIQKRGTNEPYQTDTNSGLSTQGSASTKAVHQAGADRRLVQVPVVNCNDLASTKQATVESWACMLMVQPMQNPSIKDVTYIEYLGDSKDPTSPCATQGVPGASNGKGPRVPVLVQ